The Flavobacteriales bacterium sequence GTATTAAATCGTATTGCCCTACGGTTGTTAAAGTAAGCCAGTGGAGCGATCGAAAAAAGAAGATTAAAACCCCTGCACTTCCATCAATTTTGTTTGTTAATATTCAAGAAGCTAATAGGAATCTTGTATTTGATTGCCCAGGAGTTGTTCGATACATGTTTTTTGATAAAAAAATTGTAAGTGTGCCTCAAAAAGAAATAGATACTATAAAGTCGCATCTTGAGGGAAAAAACTGTGTTAGTGTTAATACTTCTCTAACTAATGTTGGTGATTCTATAAGTCTTGAGCAATTTAACAATGAATCAGGAGAAATAATAAAAGTTTCATCCAATAGAATTTGGGTGAAGCTATCAAGTCTCAATATGATAATTATTTTAGATATTTAATCAGATATTCATATATTTTAAGTACTTTTGTTACTAGATATTCTTAAAGCTATAAAAACACAAGAGTCTGTGACTCACAATGGCGAAGCCGTTCCTGTTATTATGTTAGATTCACTAATTACATCCAAAACACGTTTACGAGTTCTTGTAAAATTCTTTATCAGAGCTGCTAATAAGGGGCATTTAAATGCTCTTGCTAGTGAGTTTGGTGAATCTACCAACGGAGTTAGAAAGGAATTGAATAAACTGAAAGATGCAGGATATCTTGTTAGTCATAAAGAAAGAAACAAGGTAATTTACCATGCTAATGTAAAACATCCCTTGTATGCTGTTTTGCAAGAGTTAGTTAAAAAGCATTTAAGATTAGATGATATTGTTGAGAGTGTGATTAACCGAATTGGTACAGTAAAAAAAATTATTTTAGTAGGAGATTACGCGCATGGTGTTGATTCAGGATTAATTGAAATAGCTCTAGAGGCAGATTCTGTTAATTTAGAATATATAAAGGATCTCGAAAAGAAACTTAAAAAGACTATTGAAAGAACAGTTAAATTTAGTTATGATTGCATTGGAGATGAAGGCATAGTTTTATTTGACAAAAATTTAATGTACTATGAAGATTAAAAATATATGTTGTATTGGGGCAGGCTATGTAGGAGGACCAACCATGGCCGTAATTGCAAAACAAAGTCCTGAAATAACGGTAAATGTTGTTGATGTTAATCAAGACAGAATCGACGCTTGGAACGATTCAAACTTAGATAACCTACCTGTATTTGAACCTGGTCTTGCCGAGGTAATAGAAAAGACTAGAGGCAAAAATTTATTCTTTTCTACAGAAATTGATAAAGCTATTGAAGAGTCAGAAATGATTTTTATAGCCGTTAACACACCAACAAAAACATACGGTGAAGGTAAAGGTCAGGCTGCAGATTTGAAGTATGTTGAGCTTTGTGCACGACAAATTGCTAAAGTGGCAAAAACAGATAAAATTGTTGTTGAAAAATCTACATTACCAGTCAGAACAGCAGAAGCCATTCAATCTATTTTAGATTTGACTGGCAATGGGGTAAAGTTTGAAGTATTATCTAACCCAGAATTTTTAGCAGAGGGAACTGCCATCCAAGATTTATTTAAATCCGACAGAGTATTAATTGGTGGGCAACAAACAGAAAGTGGAAAAGAAGCCATCGATAAGCTCGTTGAAATTTATACCAACTGGATTCCTAGAGAGAAAATATATACAACAAATGTGTGGTCTTCCGAGCTTTCTAAGTTGGTTGCTAATGCCTTTTTAGCACAGCGTATTAGTTCTATAAATAGTATTTCGGCATTATGTGAGGCAACAGGCGCAGAT is a genomic window containing:
- a CDS encoding winged helix-turn-helix transcriptional regulator, with product MLDSLITSKTRLRVLVKFFIRAANKGHLNALASEFGESTNGVRKELNKLKDAGYLVSHKERNKVIYHANVKHPLYAVLQELVKKHLRLDDIVESVINRIGTVKKIILVGDYAHGVDSGLIEIALEADSVNLEYIKDLEKKLKKTIERTVKFSYDCIGDEGIVLFDKNLMYYED
- a CDS encoding antitermination protein NusG, with translation IKSYCPTVVKVSQWSDRKKKIKTPALPSILFVNIQEANRNLVFDCPGVVRYMFFDKKIVSVPQKEIDTIKSHLEGKNCVSVNTSLTNVGDSISLEQFNNESGEIIKVSSNRIWVKLSSLNMIIILDI
- a CDS encoding nucleotide sugar dehydrogenase, with translation MKIKNICCIGAGYVGGPTMAVIAKQSPEITVNVVDVNQDRIDAWNDSNLDNLPVFEPGLAEVIEKTRGKNLFFSTEIDKAIEESEMIFIAVNTPTKTYGEGKGQAADLKYVELCARQIAKVAKTDKIVVEKSTLPVRTAEAIQSILDLTGNGVKFEVLSNPEFLAEGTAIQDLFKSDRVLIGGQQTESGKEAIDKLVEIYTNWIPREKIYTTNVWSSELSKLVANAFLAQRISSINSISALCEATGADVDEVATAIGMDSRIGSKFLKSSVGFGGSCFQKDILNLVYIAKSLDLDEVSEYWNQVIKINDYQKERFAKKIMKSLFGTVSDKKITLLGWAFKKDTNDTRESAAIYIADLLIENGAKICVYDPKVSEQRMLTDLDYLNSRSSEENRKALTFEADPYEACEDSHAIAIITEWDEFKSYDWDSIFKSVVKPAKIFDGRNILDAQHLEDIGFDVYSIGK